In Pedobacter sp. WC2423, the following are encoded in one genomic region:
- a CDS encoding CocE/NonD family hydrolase, whose product MKSLARKTYILSAAVSMLSFGTLAQKPAQNPDDATYITAHYTKIEKQVPMRDGVKLFTIIYVPKDKTKKYPILYNRTPYSAGPYGAELYKTSLGPSMVFAKEGYIFVYQDVRGRYMSEGEFVATRPYIPNKKGKTAVDESSDSYDTIDWLVKNVDGNNGKVGTWGISAPGFYTTMTTVDAHPALKAASPQAPVTDWFMGDDRHHNGAFFLMGTFSFLAYYGAPRPEPTPNHADRFMAYGTPDAYEFYKNLGPLKNADERYFKGKNPIWNEMMENENYSDFWKSRTPVPHLKNIKPAVMTVGGWFDQEDLYGPLKTFAGIEKNKPAAPNYLVMGPWTHGSWTTGSNEALGNVRFHSETGPYYREQIELAFFNHYLKGTVNPELPKATIFETGSNQWKKYTAWPPVEAKEERLYFHAGGKLSFEAPVKDAKEYDEFISDPQKPVPYTNTIRIDRGSDFMYEDQRFAASRPDVLVYQTPVLAHDVVISGHLLADLFVSTTGTDADFIVKLIDVYPGDAPDDSPIADTKMGGFQQLVRGEVMRSKFRNSFSEPEAMVPGAVTEVKFDMQDAAHCFKKGHKIMVQVQSSWFPLVDRNPQTFVNIYKATEADFQKATHRVYFKNGQASSLKVNVLKAD is encoded by the coding sequence ATGAAATCTTTAGCCAGGAAAACTTATATCTTATCAGCCGCGGTCTCTATGCTATCATTTGGTACACTGGCTCAAAAACCAGCACAAAATCCGGATGATGCTACTTATATAACCGCGCATTATACAAAAATTGAAAAGCAGGTTCCGATGCGGGATGGTGTAAAGCTGTTTACTATTATCTATGTTCCAAAAGATAAAACAAAAAAATATCCGATACTCTATAACCGTACTCCTTATAGTGCGGGGCCATATGGAGCAGAGCTGTACAAAACAAGTTTAGGTCCATCTATGGTTTTTGCAAAGGAGGGTTATATATTCGTTTATCAGGACGTAAGAGGCAGATATATGTCTGAAGGGGAATTCGTCGCTACGCGTCCCTATATTCCCAATAAAAAAGGGAAAACAGCTGTAGATGAAAGTTCTGACAGTTATGATACGATAGACTGGCTGGTTAAAAATGTGGATGGAAACAATGGCAAAGTTGGAACCTGGGGAATTTCTGCTCCTGGTTTTTATACAACAATGACTACCGTTGATGCACATCCTGCTTTAAAAGCTGCTTCTCCGCAAGCCCCGGTAACGGATTGGTTTATGGGAGATGACCGTCACCATAATGGCGCATTCTTTTTGATGGGGACATTCTCCTTTTTAGCTTATTATGGGGCACCAAGACCTGAACCTACACCAAACCATGCAGATAGATTTATGGCTTATGGTACGCCAGATGCTTATGAATTCTATAAAAACCTCGGCCCTTTAAAAAATGCTGATGAACGCTATTTTAAAGGAAAAAACCCGATCTGGAATGAAATGATGGAAAATGAAAATTATTCTGATTTCTGGAAGTCACGTACTCCGGTTCCACATCTTAAAAATATTAAACCAGCAGTGATGACTGTTGGCGGATGGTTTGATCAGGAGGATTTATATGGTCCTTTAAAGACATTTGCAGGCATAGAAAAGAATAAACCAGCTGCCCCAAACTATTTGGTGATGGGCCCATGGACGCATGGAAGCTGGACTACGGGCAGCAATGAAGCTCTGGGTAATGTACGTTTTCATTCAGAAACAGGGCCTTATTACAGGGAGCAGATTGAACTGGCCTTTTTTAATCACTATCTTAAAGGAACAGTAAATCCTGAGCTGCCAAAAGCTACAATCTTTGAAACAGGTTCAAATCAATGGAAAAAGTATACCGCATGGCCCCCTGTTGAAGCTAAAGAAGAACGTCTTTATTTTCATGCTGGAGGGAAATTATCTTTTGAAGCCCCTGTAAAGGATGCAAAGGAATATGATGAATTTATCAGCGATCCGCAGAAGCCTGTTCCTTATACCAATACAATCAGAATTGACAGAGGAAGTGACTTTATGTATGAAGATCAGCGTTTTGCTGCTTCAAGACCGGATGTGTTGGTTTATCAGACTCCTGTCTTAGCGCATGATGTAGTAATCTCCGGACATCTTTTAGCTGATCTGTTCGTTTCTACAACAGGCACAGATGCCGATTTTATAGTGAAACTTATTGATGTATATCCTGGTGATGCGCCTGATGACAGTCCGATCGCTGATACAAAAATGGGTGGTTTTCAGCAGCTGGTTCGTGGTGAGGTGATGCGTTCTAAATTCAGAAACAGCTTTTCTGAGCCGGAAGCAATGGTTCCGGGCGCGGTAACTGAAGTTAAATTTGATATGCAGGATGCGGCACATTGCTTTAAGAAAGGACATAAGATCATGGTTCAGGTTCAAAGTTCCTGGTTTCCTTTAGTAGACCGCAATCCGCAAACATTTGTAAACATATATAAAGCTACGGAGGCTGACTTTCAAAAAGCGACCCACCGTGTATATTTTAAAAACGGACAGGCATCAAGCTTGAAAGTTAATGTGCTGAAGGCTGATTAA
- a CDS encoding ABC transporter ATP-binding protein, whose amino-acid sequence METILNIKEVSKQYKSADSSLTILDHINFSIQKGSTVSITGPSGSGKTTLLGLCAGLDRATSGSVELNHVVLDQLSEDERAAVRNRYVGFIFQNFQLLPTLTALENIMVPLELRGEKNIRPRAMELLDKVGLTDRADHYPVQLSGGEQQRVSLARAFSNTPAILFADEPTGNLDGETSEKVIRLLFDLNKEAGTTLVIVTHDLELASRTDRIIKLKSGVIIADEQKTYA is encoded by the coding sequence TTGGAAACCATCTTAAATATAAAAGAAGTCAGTAAACAATATAAAAGTGCGGATTCCTCACTCACTATACTTGATCATATCAATTTCTCTATCCAGAAAGGCTCTACTGTATCAATTACAGGACCTTCGGGCAGTGGAAAAACTACGCTTTTGGGCTTATGTGCAGGATTAGACCGCGCTACTTCTGGTAGTGTAGAACTTAACCATGTTGTATTAGATCAGCTTTCTGAAGATGAAAGGGCCGCAGTCCGTAACCGTTATGTAGGTTTCATTTTTCAAAACTTTCAGTTACTGCCCACATTAACTGCCCTGGAAAATATTATGGTTCCGCTTGAGTTGAGAGGAGAGAAAAATATTCGTCCGCGGGCAATGGAGTTGTTAGATAAGGTGGGGTTAACAGACCGTGCTGATCATTATCCTGTGCAGCTTTCTGGTGGTGAACAACAACGCGTGTCCTTAGCAAGGGCCTTTTCTAATACTCCCGCAATCTTATTTGCCGATGAACCTACAGGAAATCTGGATGGAGAAACCAGTGAAAAAGTAATCCGGCTTCTTTTCGATTTAAATAAAGAAGCAGGAACAACTCTTGTAATCGTTACCCATGATCTGGAGCTGGCATCGCGGACTGACAGGATTATTAAGTTGAAAAGTGGAGTAATTATAGCTGATGAACAAAAAACTTATGCCTGA
- a CDS encoding arylesterase produces MKSIKLRYNYIVLIISAIVLSGCGHMDKKTDQTTATQVKDAVQAEHKPKQDSVKHILFFGTSLTAGLGVNPEQAFPALIQQKIDSLHLPYQVINGGLSGETSAAGKSRINWLLKQPIDIFVLELGANDGLRGVPVIETAANLQAVVDQVKKKYPKAKLLLTGMQMPPSMGEKYTKAFAALFPALAQKNNMEFVPFLLKNVGGIPRLNQKDGIHPTPEGHKIVAENVWEKIKPEL; encoded by the coding sequence ATGAAAAGTATTAAGTTACGTTATAATTACATCGTTTTGATAATATCCGCTATTGTACTATCTGGTTGTGGTCATATGGATAAAAAGACTGATCAGACTACAGCAACTCAGGTCAAAGATGCTGTACAGGCAGAGCATAAACCAAAACAGGATTCAGTTAAACATATCCTGTTTTTTGGAACTAGTTTAACAGCTGGTTTAGGTGTAAACCCGGAACAGGCTTTTCCTGCACTGATTCAGCAGAAAATTGACTCTTTACATTTACCATATCAGGTAATTAACGGTGGTTTAAGTGGAGAGACTTCTGCGGCAGGAAAAAGTCGCATCAACTGGTTGCTGAAACAACCAATAGATATTTTTGTGTTGGAACTAGGGGCTAATGACGGCTTAAGAGGAGTTCCTGTAATAGAAACAGCAGCGAATTTACAAGCTGTAGTGGATCAGGTAAAAAAGAAATATCCAAAAGCGAAGTTACTGCTTACCGGAATGCAGATGCCACCAAGTATGGGTGAGAAATACACTAAAGCATTTGCTGCGCTCTTCCCGGCGCTTGCTCAAAAAAACAACATGGAGTTCGTGCCTTTTTTATTAAAAAATGTAGGTGGCATCCCGCGTTTAAATCAGAAAGACGGAATTCATCCAACACCAGAAGGCCACAAAATAGTTGCAGAAAATGTATGGGAAAAGATAAAGCCCGAATTGTAA
- a CDS encoding MerC domain-containing protein, protein MSLSKTLQRLDRFGMTASALCAIHCALVPIFLTTLPLLGLEFLSNEWVEISMIIVSVVLGTLSLSLSYRKQHHKLFPFIVLLSGFALIAIGHFSGIENLEPVLIPMGGFTVAAAHLVNWRLNRSCTHHGK, encoded by the coding sequence ATGTCTCTTTCAAAAACTTTACAACGCCTCGACCGGTTCGGAATGACTGCTTCTGCTTTATGTGCAATCCATTGTGCCTTAGTTCCTATATTTCTGACTACACTTCCGCTTTTAGGTCTTGAATTTTTAAGTAATGAATGGGTAGAGATCTCAATGATCATCGTATCAGTAGTACTCGGAACATTATCATTAAGCCTGTCTTACCGGAAACAACATCATAAATTATTTCCGTTTATTGTTTTATTAAGTGGCTTTGCATTAATTGCCATAGGCCATTTTTCTGGCATAGAAAACCTCGAGCCTGTTCTGATCCCTATGGGCGGGTTCACTGTAGCAGCTGCTCACCTGGTCAACTGGAGATTAAACAGGTCATGTACACATCACGGGAAATAG
- a CDS encoding ABC transporter permease gives MNKKLMPDQQPVFRKTVPVSWLFKMAWRDSRKNRSRLFLFTSSIILGIAALVAVYSFSDNLQRDIDEQAKTLTGADLIIDSRKEISKPVLAMLDTLGDQRAKEQSFPSMLYFIKGQGSRLVQIKALEGQYPFYGTIETTPELAAKQFDQGRNALIDKTVMLQFNSKPGDSVQIGKLNFAIAGYLDQAPGQSGIMASISPVVYIPFKYLKQTGLAQFGSRIHYSFYYKFKQSAAIPLLLKKIKPVLDKEGMDYETIASKKQSTGRAFQDLTQFLSLAGFIALLLGCIGVGSAIHVYISEKLAAIATLRCLGVSAWEAFFIYLIQLTFIGFAGAVAGAIIGSGLQFLLPYVLKDFLPVDFTMQISWMAILQGIITGVVIAILFALPSLLSVRRISPLNAIRLSFEQVKLKTDPLKIIVYLIIFLFVLGFTYLQMDSWLQALIFSGALVITIFIFYGLSVLLLALVKKTIPKGIAYTWRQGFSNLYRPGNLTLMLIVAIGLSTTLIATLYFVQGILINKVTISSGKDQPNMALFDIQDDQVEALNALTKQYHLPLMNQVAVVTMRLEEINGKTATQLAEADSLKKKEPENQENQKRESSSSAFKNEIRATFQTQLTSAEKITAGKWIGKVNYPEDIVYISLDDRYAERIGVKVGDKMLFNVQGMQIPTVIGSLRKVEWGKVQTNFRVLFPAGVLEDAPKFHVLMTKIPDAETSAKFQAAVVRIFPNISVIDLGLVLQVLDTLLGKISFVIRFMASFSIITGWIVLISAVRSSKNQRLREIVLLRTIGAKGTQILAITAIEYLFLGLLAAAAGMVIALAGSWALATYIFDAVFTPELLPVVLLFSAVTLIVVFTGMSSSRGILKHPPLEVLRKDS, from the coding sequence ATGAACAAAAAACTTATGCCTGATCAACAACCTGTTTTCCGAAAAACTGTTCCTGTTTCCTGGTTGTTTAAAATGGCATGGCGGGATAGTCGTAAAAACCGGTCCAGGCTTTTCCTTTTTACTTCCTCTATTATTTTAGGGATTGCAGCTTTGGTGGCTGTCTATTCTTTCAGTGATAACTTACAGCGTGATATTGATGAACAAGCTAAAACATTGACCGGTGCAGACCTGATTATTGATAGCCGCAAAGAGATCAGTAAACCTGTATTGGCTATGCTGGATACTTTAGGTGATCAGCGCGCAAAAGAACAAAGCTTTCCTTCGATGCTTTATTTTATTAAAGGGCAGGGGAGCCGTTTAGTGCAGATTAAGGCGCTCGAGGGTCAGTATCCTTTTTATGGAACCATAGAAACAACCCCAGAATTAGCCGCTAAACAATTTGACCAGGGAAGAAATGCGCTCATAGACAAAACCGTGATGCTGCAATTTAATTCCAAACCAGGCGATTCTGTTCAGATTGGTAAACTTAACTTTGCGATTGCAGGTTATTTAGATCAGGCACCGGGACAATCAGGAATTATGGCTTCCATTTCACCGGTGGTTTATATTCCTTTTAAATATCTGAAACAGACCGGACTGGCCCAGTTTGGCAGCCGCATTCACTATTCCTTCTATTATAAATTCAAGCAGTCAGCAGCGATTCCTCTTTTATTGAAAAAGATCAAGCCTGTTTTAGATAAAGAGGGAATGGACTACGAAACCATTGCGTCTAAAAAACAAAGTACAGGCCGTGCTTTTCAGGATCTGACTCAATTTCTTTCTTTAGCAGGGTTTATCGCCTTATTATTAGGCTGTATCGGAGTTGGAAGTGCAATTCACGTTTATATCAGTGAAAAACTCGCTGCAATTGCAACCTTACGCTGTCTGGGAGTAAGCGCATGGGAAGCCTTCTTTATTTACCTCATTCAATTGACATTTATTGGGTTTGCGGGTGCAGTTGCAGGTGCGATAATCGGGTCCGGACTTCAGTTTTTATTACCCTATGTGCTGAAAGATTTTCTGCCGGTAGACTTTACGATGCAAATTTCCTGGATGGCCATATTACAGGGGATCATAACTGGGGTGGTAATTGCCATACTTTTTGCTTTACCCTCTCTTTTATCGGTTCGCCGGATATCCCCGCTCAATGCAATAAGACTATCTTTTGAGCAGGTTAAATTAAAAACAGATCCCCTTAAAATTATAGTTTATCTGATCATTTTCTTATTCGTACTGGGTTTTACCTATCTTCAGATGGATAGCTGGTTACAGGCTCTTATCTTTTCAGGAGCGCTGGTAATTACTATTTTTATATTCTACGGACTATCAGTTCTACTATTAGCGCTGGTTAAAAAAACAATTCCCAAAGGTATTGCCTATACCTGGAGACAAGGATTTTCCAATCTCTACCGGCCAGGCAACCTGACCCTTATGCTCATTGTAGCCATTGGTTTATCGACCACACTGATTGCTACCTTGTATTTCGTTCAGGGGATACTGATCAATAAAGTGACCATCTCTTCTGGAAAAGATCAACCCAATATGGCTCTTTTTGATATTCAGGATGATCAGGTTGAGGCTTTAAATGCGCTCACTAAGCAATATCATTTACCTTTAATGAATCAGGTTGCAGTAGTAACGATGCGTCTGGAAGAAATTAACGGTAAAACGGCTACGCAACTGGCTGAGGCTGATAGTTTAAAAAAGAAGGAGCCTGAAAACCAGGAGAATCAAAAGCGGGAAAGCTCCTCATCTGCCTTTAAAAATGAGATCAGGGCTACTTTTCAAACACAATTAACCAGTGCAGAAAAAATCACAGCCGGAAAGTGGATTGGGAAAGTTAACTATCCGGAGGATATAGTTTATATCTCGCTTGATGATCGTTATGCAGAAAGGATTGGGGTGAAAGTAGGAGATAAAATGCTTTTTAATGTTCAGGGCATGCAGATTCCAACTGTGATCGGAAGTTTAAGGAAAGTAGAATGGGGGAAAGTACAAACTAATTTTCGTGTCTTATTCCCTGCTGGTGTTTTAGAAGATGCCCCTAAATTCCACGTGCTGATGACTAAAATTCCTGATGCGGAAACTTCTGCAAAATTTCAGGCAGCAGTAGTCCGGATTTTTCCAAATATTTCAGTTATCGATCTTGGACTGGTTTTACAGGTTCTGGATACTTTACTTGGTAAAATCAGTTTTGTTATTCGCTTCATGGCTTCATTCAGCATTATTACAGGCTGGATTGTGTTAATTTCTGCCGTGCGAAGCAGTAAAAACCAAAGGCTTCGGGAAATTGTACTCCTAAGAACTATTGGTGCAAAAGGAACACAGATTCTTGCGATTACAGCTATTGAATACCTGTTTCTTGGTCTGCTTGCTGCTGCTGCAGGAATGGTCATTGCCCTGGCAGGGAGCTGGGCACTGGCAACCTATATTTTCGATGCAGTTTTCACGCCTGAACTTTTACCTGTAGTATTATTATTTAGTGCAGTGACCTTGATTGTAGTGTTCACAGGAATGAGCAGCAGCAGGGGAATATTGAAGCATCCACCTTTAGAAGTCTTAAGAAAAGATAGTTAA
- a CDS encoding serine hydrolase domain-containing protein, with protein MNPEQMISQLAGFYNHDQFAEIYHLHAAEFKQHVPEKTVMDFYHYDIKRSLGEITSWEFIKSEEEVSEYLVNFKYGELSLKISLTADQLLALVNWEPVDQEEEILNSRDPLTILSANPLANPLHRFIDQQAINYLQDPNNRSLSIGLIHGTYTETFFYGETQQGNSVLPDSHSLYEIGSISKTFTAVILAHAINQGKIGLNDDIRKYLSGDYPNLQFEGTPISVIALCNHTSGLPGLPENFEAHEGYVERNPYLNYSKEMISEYLKSFVLDEPPGTRAEYSNLGFAVLGMILEDLYQLPLKKLLQEVITVPLEMKNTTYEVPAGRQDSLVAGYDHENGEDAGYWDLGDFKAAGGLKSDLDDLLSYLRANINDSTRDFSLTHHQTNIQNGYGRGLAWVTQFFNEDTIIWHNGGTGGFRSYCAFVKEKQIGLVVLSNSSKDVDDMALEILLYSIQNLINI; from the coding sequence ATGAATCCTGAACAAATGATCAGCCAGCTGGCCGGATTTTATAACCATGATCAATTTGCTGAAATCTATCATTTGCATGCTGCTGAATTTAAGCAGCATGTTCCTGAAAAGACAGTCATGGATTTCTATCATTATGACATAAAGCGAAGCCTTGGAGAAATTACTTCCTGGGAATTTATAAAGTCTGAAGAAGAAGTATCGGAGTACCTGGTAAATTTCAAATATGGGGAACTTTCTTTAAAGATATCTTTAACAGCAGATCAGTTGCTTGCCCTGGTGAATTGGGAGCCGGTTGATCAGGAAGAAGAGATTTTAAATAGCAGAGATCCGCTCACAATTCTGTCTGCTAATCCATTAGCTAATCCCTTACACCGTTTTATTGACCAGCAGGCCATTAATTATCTTCAGGATCCTAATAACCGGAGCCTCAGTATTGGCTTGATTCATGGAACATATACTGAAACTTTCTTTTATGGAGAGACACAACAAGGAAACAGCGTTTTGCCAGATAGTCATTCTCTTTATGAAATTGGCTCAATTTCCAAGACTTTTACAGCTGTTATACTTGCGCACGCGATCAATCAGGGCAAAATCGGACTAAATGATGATATCAGAAAATACTTATCAGGGGATTATCCAAATCTGCAATTTGAGGGCACACCAATAAGCGTTATAGCCCTTTGCAACCATACTTCGGGTTTACCCGGACTTCCTGAGAATTTCGAAGCGCATGAGGGTTATGTGGAGCGTAATCCCTATCTGAATTATTCGAAGGAAATGATTAGTGAATATCTGAAAAGTTTCGTTCTGGATGAGCCTCCGGGTACAAGAGCCGAATATTCAAATCTTGGTTTTGCTGTGCTGGGAATGATACTGGAAGATCTTTATCAGCTTCCGCTAAAAAAACTGCTCCAGGAAGTGATTACAGTCCCATTGGAAATGAAAAATACAACTTATGAAGTTCCTGCGGGTCGTCAGGATTCTCTTGTTGCCGGATATGATCACGAAAATGGTGAAGATGCAGGTTATTGGGATTTAGGGGATTTTAAAGCTGCTGGCGGATTAAAGTCTGATCTGGATGACTTGTTAAGCTATCTGCGCGCAAATATCAATGATTCCACCAGAGATTTTTCATTAACCCATCATCAAACTAATATTCAGAATGGCTATGGGCGGGGACTTGCCTGGGTTACCCAATTTTTCAATGAAGATACAATTATCTGGCATAATGGAGGAACCGGAGGATTCAGAAGTTATTGTGCCTTTGTAAAAGAAAAGCAAATTGGTTTGGTTGTATTGAGTAATTCCAGCAAAGATGTGGATGATATGGCGCTTGAAATATTATTATATAGTATCCAGAACCTTATAAATATTTAG
- a CDS encoding response regulator transcription factor, translating to MKKRIHVLEDDQDIRYIIEFLLKDEGYELQLSSTFAELKSKLNDALPDLFIIDVMLPDGNGIEICDDLKTDMFTKHIPVIVMSANPESKEKSVTAQADAYISKPFDLDYVVKRIERLLVK from the coding sequence ATGAAGAAAAGAATACATGTTTTAGAAGATGACCAGGATATCAGATACATTATTGAATTTTTATTAAAAGATGAAGGGTATGAATTACAGTTATCTTCAACTTTTGCAGAATTAAAAAGCAAGTTGAATGACGCATTACCAGATTTGTTTATTATTGATGTGATGCTGCCTGACGGAAACGGAATTGAAATTTGTGATGATTTGAAAACTGATATGTTTACTAAACATATTCCGGTGATTGTGATGTCAGCGAATCCTGAAAGTAAGGAGAAAAGTGTTACTGCACAAGCCGATGCTTATATCAGTAAACCGTTTGATCTGGATTATGTAGTTAAAAGAATAGAAAGACTATTAGTTAAATAA
- a CDS encoding type IX secretion system membrane protein PorP/SprF translates to MKKLYKILLLICAIGLFTGHASAQQNIQFSQYIFNTLSVNPAYAGYKEEWFAQMALRNQWVGIQGAPKTGQISIDGILDPQTTKHGVGLQITSDKLGPQTSNAITLNYAFRIQLDGADTRRLSFGLGVGAAQYGLDGSVLTTVDGGDGSIPTGGSSKIAPDFRAGIYYTTPYWYAGISALNLLSNSKSVDDYRRSTNIADNIIRTRHMYFVAGALINAATDLRFRPSIMIREDFKGPTNADFNIMAIFNDKIWLGGGYRTSIKAFKKEYQNTDVSSQAALIGIAQFYVNERFRIGYSYDYAISKLNGYQSGTHEITVGIAFGKAPKSSICPRVF, encoded by the coding sequence ATGAAGAAACTGTATAAAATATTACTGCTGATTTGCGCTATCGGTTTATTTACCGGTCATGCTTCTGCGCAGCAAAATATTCAGTTCTCTCAATATATATTTAACACACTGAGCGTAAATCCTGCATACGCAGGATATAAAGAAGAATGGTTTGCTCAAATGGCGCTGCGTAACCAATGGGTAGGAATTCAAGGTGCACCTAAAACAGGACAAATTTCTATTGATGGGATTCTGGATCCGCAGACTACCAAACACGGAGTTGGATTACAGATCACTTCCGATAAATTAGGGCCTCAGACTTCTAACGCTATTACGCTAAACTATGCCTTTCGTATACAACTCGATGGAGCAGACACACGTCGTTTAAGCTTTGGTTTAGGAGTAGGAGCAGCACAATACGGATTAGACGGGAGTGTGCTGACTACTGTTGATGGAGGAGATGGCTCAATTCCAACCGGAGGTTCCAGTAAGATTGCACCAGACTTCCGTGCGGGTATTTACTATACTACTCCTTATTGGTATGCTGGTATCTCAGCCCTTAACCTGTTATCAAATAGTAAATCTGTTGATGATTACCGCAGAAGTACTAATATTGCTGATAACATTATCCGTACCAGGCATATGTACTTTGTTGCAGGCGCACTGATCAATGCCGCTACAGATTTGCGGTTCAGACCAAGCATAATGATCAGAGAAGATTTCAAAGGTCCCACCAATGCAGACTTTAATATCATGGCCATATTTAATGATAAAATATGGCTTGGCGGAGGATACCGGACAAGTATCAAAGCTTTTAAAAAAGAATATCAGAATACTGATGTATCCAGTCAGGCCGCACTGATCGGAATTGCCCAGTTTTATGTAAATGAGCGCTTCAGGATAGGTTATTCTTACGACTATGCGATTTCTAAACTTAACGGATATCAGTCCGGAACACACGAAATTACTGTAGGAATAGCCTTCGGAAAAGCACCTAAATCATCTATCTGTCCAAGAGTATTCTAA
- a CDS encoding aldose 1-epimerase family protein: MMILLENENIKVTISAKGAELQSIKSKKDNLEYLWKGDPAFWGKFSPVLFPIVGALKNNTYWIGEQSYQLPRHGFARDLNFEVQQINEEEALFTLAHNAQTLEVYPFEFKFSLRYSLSGAAVSCIYEVSNPGTKDLLFSAGAHPAFAVPLTSDTLYEDYYLEFSQDESLNIHQIEDNLISDQVAILQLSDRKLNLQHELFYNDALVIKDLNSKSIQLKNTKNQHGLNFRFIDFPFFGIWSAKDADFVCLEPWCGIADGIHHNQQLSDKEGIQSLSPGLDWKRSWEVEVF; the protein is encoded by the coding sequence ATGATGATTTTACTGGAAAACGAAAATATCAAAGTAACTATCTCGGCAAAAGGAGCAGAGTTACAAAGTATCAAAAGCAAAAAAGATAACCTGGAATATTTATGGAAAGGTGATCCTGCTTTTTGGGGCAAATTCAGTCCGGTACTTTTTCCAATTGTAGGGGCACTTAAAAATAACACCTATTGGATTGGTGAGCAATCCTATCAGCTTCCCCGTCATGGCTTTGCAAGGGATCTTAATTTTGAGGTTCAGCAAATAAATGAAGAGGAAGCTTTATTTACACTTGCTCACAACGCACAAACTCTGGAGGTTTATCCTTTTGAGTTTAAATTCAGTTTGAGATACAGCCTTTCCGGCGCAGCAGTTTCCTGTATTTATGAAGTGAGTAATCCGGGAACAAAAGACCTTTTGTTTTCTGCAGGTGCCCACCCGGCTTTTGCTGTACCCTTAACTTCAGATACGCTTTATGAAGATTATTACCTTGAATTTTCTCAGGATGAGTCTTTGAATATTCACCAGATTGAAGATAACCTGATTAGTGATCAGGTCGCTATCTTACAGCTCAGTGACCGTAAACTAAACTTGCAGCATGAATTGTTTTACAATGATGCGCTGGTGATCAAAGACCTGAACAGTAAATCTATTCAGTTAAAGAATACAAAAAATCAGCATGGCCTTAATTTCCGTTTTATAGATTTTCCTTTCTTTGGAATCTGGTCAGCGAAGGATGCAGATTTTGTGTGTCTGGAACCCTGGTGCGGTATTGCTGACGGCATTCATCACAACCAGCAGCTTAGCGATAAAGAAGGAATACAATCTTTATCGCCAGGGCTTGACTGGAAAAGGAGCTGGGAAGTTGAAGTCTTTTAA